A window of Piliocolobus tephrosceles isolate RC106 chromosome 13, ASM277652v3, whole genome shotgun sequence contains these coding sequences:
- the PPP2R1B gene encoding serine/threonine-protein phosphatase 2A 65 kDa regulatory subunit A beta isoform isoform X1, with translation MAGASGLGTGPGAAGGDGDDSLYPIAVLIDELRNEDVQLRLNSIKKLSTIALALGVERTRSELLPFLTDTIYDEDEVLLALAEQLGNFTGLVGGPDFAHCLLPPLENLATVEETVVRDKAVESLRQISQEHTPVALEAYFVPLVKRLASGDWFTSRTSACGLFSVCYPRASNAVKAEIRQQFRSLCSDDTPMVRRAAASKLGEFAKVLELDSVKSEIVPLFTNLASDEQDSVRLLAVEACVSIAQLLSQDDLETLVMPTLRQAAEDKSWRVRYMVADKFSELQKAMGPKITLNDLIPAFQNLLKDCEAEVRAAAAHKVKELGENLPIEDRETIIMNQILPYIKELVSDTNPHVKSALASVIMGLSTILGKENTIEHLLPLFLAQLKDECPEVRLNIISNLDCVNEVIGIRQLSQSLLPAIVELAEDAKWRVRLAIIEYMPLLAGQLGVEFFDEKLNSLCMAWLVDHVYAIREAATNNLMKLVQKFGTEWAQNTIVPKVLVMANDPNYLHRMTTLFCINALSEACGQEITTKQMLPIVLKMAGDQVANVRFNVAKSLQKIGPILDTNALQGEVKPVLQKLGQDEDMDVKYFAQEAISAVCLRKESDATEDRGEGGLLPEQEAREPKPEASQPKRLSQLLLSPAVISEKSQTSESFGFFSCEK, from the exons ATGGCGGGCGCATCGGGGCTCGGGACCGGCCCAGGAGCAGCCGGGGGAGATGGAGATGATTCGCTATATCCAATCGCGGTTTTAATCGACGAGCTCCGCAATGAAGACGTGCAG CTCCGACTCAACAGTATTAAGAAGTTATCAACAATTGCCCTAGCACTTGGAGTAGAAAGGACGCGAAGTGAATTGTTGCCATTCCTTACAG ATACAATTTATGATGAAGATGAGGTATTATTAGCTCTTGCTGAGCAGCTGGGAAATTTCACTGGCCTAGTGGGAGGTCCTGACTTTGCCCACTGTCTGCTG CCTCCTTTGGAAAATCTGGCAACTGTGGAAGAGACTGTTGTTCGTGACAAGGCTGTGGAGTCCCTGAGACAGATCTCCCAGGAGCATACTCCTGTTGCTCTGGAAGCTTATTTTGTACCTCTGGTGAAACGCCTAGCAAGTGGGGATTGGTTCACCTCTCGCACGTCTGCATGTGGTTTGTTCAGCGTTTGCTATCCCAGGGCATCAAATGCTGTTAAAGCAGAAATCAGACA GCAATTCCGTTCCTTGTGCTCAGATGACACACCAATGGTACGACGTGCTGCTGCTTCCAAATTGGGTGAATTTGCAAAAGTTTTGGAATTAGACAGTGTGAAAAGTGAAATTGTTCCACTCTTCACTAATCTAGCTTCAGATGAACAG GATTCAGTGCGTCTGCTAGCTGTGGAAGCTTGTGTCAGTATTGCCCAGTTACTGTCTCAGGATGACCTTGAGACTTTGGTGATGCCTACACTTCGACAAGCAGCAGAAGATAAATCTTGGCGAGTTCGCTATATGGTGGCTGACAAATTTTCAGAG CTCCAGAAAGCCATGGGTCCTAAAATCACCCTAAATGACCTCATCCCCGCCTTTCAGAACCTACTTAAGGACTGTGAAGCTGAAGTCCGGGCGGCTGCTGCCCACAAAGTAAAAG aACTTGGTGAGAACTTGCCCATTGAAGATAGAGAGACCATAATTATGAATCAGATTCTGCCCTATATAAAG gaattagTATCCGATACCAATCCACATGTCAAATCAGCTCTAGCTTCTGTAATTATGGGATTGTCTACTATTTTGGGCAAAGAGAATACCATTGAACATCTTCTACCTCTTTTTTTAGCTCAGTTAAAGGATGAG TGTCCTGAAGTTCGTTTGAATATCATCTCCAATTTGGATTGTGTAAATGAAGTGATTGGAATCCGTCAGCTCTCTCAGTCTCTCCTTCCTGCCATAGTGGAGCTGGCTGAAGATGCCAAATGGAGGGTCCGGCTGGCCATCATTGAGTATATGCCACTGCTGGCAGGCCAGCTG GGTGTGGAATTCTTTGATGAAAAGCTGAATTCTTTATGTATGGCTTGGCTTGTGGACCATG TATACGCCATCCGAGAAGCTGCCACCAACAACCTCATGAAACTAGTTCAGAAGTTTGGTACAGAGTGGGCCCAAAATACCATCGTTCCCAAAGTGTTAGTAATGGCAAATGATCCTAATTACTTGCATAGAATGACTACTTTATTCTGCATTAAT gcaCTGTCTGAGGCCTGTGGTCAGGAAATAACCACTAAGCAAATGCTGCCCATCGTATTAAAAATGGCAGGAGACCAAGTAGCAAATGTTCGCTTCAATGTGGccaaatctctacaaaaaattggaCCAATTCTAGATACCAA TGCTTTACAGGGAGAAGTTAAGCCAGTACTACAGAAGTTAGGTCAAGATGAAGACATGGATGTCAAATACTTTGCACAGGAAGCTATAAGTG